GCGTCGTGCGTTCGCCCGCCAGCAGGTGCTCGACGGCCAGAGCGCCGGTGCTCCCGGCGTCGACCAGTCCCCGGAGCGCGTTGACGAGCACCGGGCCGGTGCCGTTGGTGACGGCGTCGAGGCCGCTCGCACCTTCCACCTCGGTGTCGATCTCGTAGAGCCCGTGAGGGTCTAGCACCTGGGTCCTCCTGTCGGTGTAGCCCGGTGGACGAGTCCACCGAACAGTGTTCGGACGATCGTCAGGTCAAACACGTCCCGGTGCGCATTTCTTCCCGAGGCCGAGGCTGCGGTCGATCCGCCTGCTCAGCGCGAGGGAAGCCGCACGACGGAGACGAAGAAGTCGTCGATCTTCTGCACGACCTCGATGAACCTGTCGAAGTCCACCGGCTTGGTCACGAAGGCATTCGCATAGAGCGAGTAGGCGCGGACGACGTCCTCCTCGGCCTCCGACGTCGTGAGGACCACGACGGGGATCTTGCGCAGCTCTTCGTCGGCCTTCAGCACGGCGAGAACCTCGCGCCCGTCCATGCGGGGGAGGTTGAGGTCGAGCAAGATGAGGTCCGGCGTCACTGCATCGACGTAGGGCCCTTCTTTGCGGAGGAACTCGATCGCGCTGACCCCGTCGCTCACCACGGAGAGATGGTTCGCGACCTTGTTGTGCTCGAACGCCTCTTGGGTCATGAGCACGTCACCCGGGTCGTCCTCGACCAACAAGACTTCCACGACGTCGATCGGTCCGATCACTGGTTCTCCTCGAGATTCTCCACAGCGCGCCCTGGGTTCGGCAGGGCGTCGCCGGTCGACGTCGGTGCGTCAGTGGATGAGGATAGCTCCACCGTCGCAACACCGCTGACCACGACCTCGTCGGCAGGCACCACGGCCGGGTCGGGGTGGGTCCAGCGGATGGTCGTGCCGACCACGCTGCTGTCGGGCTCGTCCGTGGAGGTGTCGATCCAGATGTCCCCACCGTGGTATTCCACGATCTTCTTGCACAGCGCGAGCCCGATCCCCGTCCCCGCATAGACGTCTTTGGGATGGAGCCTCTGGAAGATGACGAAGACCCGGTCGGCGTACTGAGCGTCCACCCCGATGCCGTTGTCCGCGCACCAGATCTCCCAGCCGGACTCCCGGCGCTCGGCACCGATGCTGACCACAGGCGGACGGTCGGGCGAACGAAACTTGATCGCGTTCCCGACGAGGTTCTGGAAGAGCTGGACGAGCAGCGTCGGCTGGCCGACGACCGTCGGGAGGTCGGACACCTCGATCCGCGCTCCCAGCCCCTCCAGGGCAGGCTCGAGGTTGACGAGCGCCTCGTCGAGCGCGTCCGCGAGCGCGATCGTCCGAGGCTCGTCGAGCGAACGCCCGACCCGGGAGAAGCCCAAGAGGTCCTGGATGAGTCGCTGCATGCGCTTTGCGCCGTCCACAGCGAACTCGATGTACTGGTCGGCCCGGTCGTCGAGCTGCCCGCCGTAGCGCTTCTGGAGGAGCTGGGTGAAGCTCGCGACCTTGCGCAGCGGCTCTTGGAGGTCGTGGGACGCCACGTAGGCGAACTGTTCCAGGTCGCGGTTGGACCGCCGCAGCTCTTCTGCCTGCTCTGTGACCTGGCGGTGGGCCTCGGCGATCTCTGCACGGGACGAGCTCGCCTCGGCCATCTGCTCCACGAGCGCGACGCGCATGGAGTCCACAGCGTTCGCGAGCGTGGCGATCTCCCCCGGGGCATGGGTGTGCACCGCCTGGTCGAGCGACCCGGCGCTCACTGCCTCGACCTTGGCAGCGAGGTCGGCCAGCGGCTCGAGGATCCGGCGCTGCAGCGTGAACCAGACCCCGAGCCCGACGCCGAGCGCCGCGAGCGTCAGTATGAGGACGGTGACGAAGAGGAGCCGCGTCGACGACGTGAGCCTCTGTGCGGCGAGGTCGCGGTCGGTCCGCAGATGACGGGTGAACTCGCTCGCGTCGGCTCTCGCCGTGGCGTAGAGCGACACCCCGAGCCGGTCGAGGCCTGTCGGGACCGCGATGCTCCCTCCGGTCCGTGGGAGCGCCAGAACAGGTTCGGCGTACCCCGTCCGCCAGGCGGTGGCTGCGTCGACGGCTGCGTCGAGCTCGTTCACCGTCGACGAGCCTTCCCCGAGCTCCTCGACGAGTGCTGCTCTCACGTCCTGGGTCGCGGACTGGGGCGACTCG
This sequence is a window from Sanguibacter antarcticus. Protein-coding genes within it:
- a CDS encoding response regulator, which encodes MIGPIDVVEVLLVEDDPGDVLMTQEAFEHNKVANHLSVVSDGVSAIEFLRKEGPYVDAVTPDLILLDLNLPRMDGREVLAVLKADEELRKIPVVVLTTSEAEEDVVRAYSLYANAFVTKPVDFDRFIEVVQKIDDFFVSVVRLPSR
- a CDS encoding sensor histidine kinase; translation: MRGSGRRARPDDDGGASTVTLRRQLSITLAVAGAVLLLIVTAAAYSLTQVFSVQGRVTGFYYDAIVSGDDLSGWLDDASTALDAYVVVGYEPGLAPFDESPQSATQDVRAALVEELGEGSSTVNELDAAVDAATAWRTGYAEPVLALPRTGGSIAVPTGLDRLGVSLYATARADASEFTRHLRTDRDLAAQRLTSSTRLLFVTVLILTLAALGVGLGVWFTLQRRILEPLADLAAKVEAVSAGSLDQAVHTHAPGEIATLANAVDSMRVALVEQMAEASSSRAEIAEAHRQVTEQAEELRRSNRDLEQFAYVASHDLQEPLRKVASFTQLLQKRYGGQLDDRADQYIEFAVDGAKRMQRLIQDLLGFSRVGRSLDEPRTIALADALDEALVNLEPALEGLGARIEVSDLPTVVGQPTLLVQLFQNLVGNAIKFRSPDRPPVVSIGAERRESGWEIWCADNGIGVDAQYADRVFVIFQRLHPKDVYAGTGIGLALCKKIVEYHGGDIWIDTSTDEPDSSVVGTTIRWTHPDPAVVPADEVVVSGVATVELSSSTDAPTSTGDALPNPGRAVENLEENQ